A window of Chrysoperla carnea chromosome 3, inChrCarn1.1, whole genome shotgun sequence genomic DNA:
gaaaatatgttcaGTTTGGAATAATTCCGAGAAAAGCAGcattttttgatgttttccACGAATATAGATGTTTTTTTGggaataatgattaaaattaaataatttttgagtgtACGTATATAAATTTCTTAAGCTAAATGGGGTATATACTTTTAAAGTAGAAGCAATTTTGAGCCAGGACAACGAAATAGGAATAAGTACGTGTTGTCTAATTCTTTTcgttaagttttaaaaataaatttcaacttaCCCGGATTACAGTCTGTTAGAAGGGAACAAATTGACAGCAACACTTTCGAAATGGTTAATGCTGGGGACCAATTATCTTTCAAAATGTCCAAACAAATAACGCCTTGACTGTTTATATTACAGTGGTATATTCGTGTTCTAAATGTTACCtgcagtataaaaaaatattacttttagcCAAAAACCAGAATTTTAAAACAgaaactttttcataaattaaaatttagtatttaccTTTGGGGGTTTAAATGGGTATTCGGGTGAAAAATGAATATCTAAAAAGAAAACACCGCCTTCATACACGGATCCTGGTGGACCTAAGATTGTGGATACCCATTCATATAAATTATCGCCTTTCGGACCAGCACTACAATTTGGTGGTGGATCTAAAGTAATCTCTGCCAACTCTTTTTGAATACGTTTAGCAGATGTACCAAGAGCTTTTGACATCTTCGGATTTGGTTTGCTTTCTTTATTGTCTGGTTTCGTCTCACTAACAGTTGCTGTAGTAGGTGTACTACCACCGGTTCCACTACCACGTCCTCTCCCAGATCCACTAGATCCAGCCGCAGACATTGTTTAGTTGCTAGAATTTAAACCCCTTCAACTTAGTCGAATTGTTTACGATTGTTTATATAAAGGTAGAAAGTCaatttgaatttcaataaattatagtGAATATTACTTCTATGATGTAAATACAGtgtgaatttctttttaattaaaaaataacactcCCTTGCAAGAGTCGGCCATTTTGTTCctttatactcaaaatatttttgtattagatTTACAAACAATATACAAGAGTATCAGATAAAATTCTATATGAACTACTAATCAATTATCACTTTCTaagaaatttctaataaaatccATGTAAAATTCAGTCATTGATTTATGCTTTAGTTCAAGTATCATTtgtacaaaagtaaaaattcaataataaacttacatttctttaattatttatatcacatacaaatttataattgttaattaccattaaaatattaaaatttaataattattttatatgtaaaccaaaattaaataactaaaatacaatacaatacacaCTCCCTTCCCGAAGCTTACTGCTCATGGCGGTGTGTGAAAATTGAAGCGGTCAATGGACCTCTGACatctatacaataaataaattgaaatacacctaattttgtagatattttataaaaatattaatctttgttaaatataaatcaagtacaaatcaaaaaaatttattagaaaaatcgaATTTGAATGAATCAGCTCATTAAAAAACCCAACTTCAACACAAAGgcctgtaaaatttaaatttaccgcTAAATAGAATATCGACTAcggtaaaaaaaactttactaatttatgatgaattaatataaacaagaaattttgattgaattatgATGTTTTAACTGTTTTAACCACGAAATtcatctattttaattaataatttatattaattttttaatatttttgtatatacaacATAAGTGAAAGTAGCTGCAGAAATTCGCAAATGACTGACATATAACCCcttaaaaaagttatatgaCAACACAATGCAGtaccaacttaaaaaaaagaccaatatttttttctttacaccCGCGTAATaatcatagagataataccactCTATggtaataatacattattatttcaaagtGCACTATTTAAGGTAAACTAAACATTTCGTAAGTTAGTTATTTTTaagggaaaatttttaaaatagtatatggTCCAAAGAGTCCATTTTATGAATTGCACACGAGAGCGTAGCAGGGTTTcatatactattttttatttgtttttatgaatGTGAGACAAATTCTCTCGTTGtgcacgatttttttttttttttttttttgcataaccAGTTCCCTTGCCTCATATGCCACACGGAAAACAGCTTATCCGCATTAGAAAAAAacttaagtattaaattttatttggaagTCAAATCAAGTTAATCCATCATTAACATCCAATATAGGTCGAACAGATACCTGTATTTATTTTCTCCtcaaaatttctgttttattttcgaTTGTACGTTTTGAACTTACCTTTTATCCCATTATTTTCTGAGatctatttaacaaaaatatattgagtGATTCGTTTAGGCTGATTTTATTAAAAGGGAAATAATTACGGAACAGGAATTGTAGGAATTTTTTGCATCATTAATTTCTAAAGATGAAATGTTTTGCTTcagaataaatgaaatttatttagatcTATTATTACTTAAATGTAGTATGAAGTAGTTGTATAACTAAAACCCCTTTATTATGCATGTAATGTGAAGTAAATAAAGTtgcctgtaaataaaaaacaagtgtaCACTTTCAAATACTGTTCTTTATTTGTaatgaatttgaataaattacattatttaaaatttagataatttttccaatgatttaataataagtcatttttggtttagaactacgaaatttttcattaaatatgaaaaaaatttattaaattaataaattaataaataataaatgtaatatgatttaattaaattgtaacaaTACTTAAGTactttagtatttattataaatgaatatacatttttcaatacaaatagtgtatattcataaattttgctCTTGTTTAAATTCTAAAGCCCATACATGCTCTGGCCATCCGGTTCGTCCTTTACTAGTTTTGTTGACTTCGTCTttctgaaactaaaaaaaaaaaaacaaattttaaaatcttaatttaaataaatacaaataaaatgggACTTTATTCACATGAATTCTTAAACACAAGCGGGTAATTTAAGAATTccgaaattaatataaatataaggaTCTTACACAaaaccaatataaaaaaattctgtcaGTTACTCTCATTCTTGTTAAACAGATAATTTATAagatttcagacaaaatttatcattgaaataacttaaaaaacgaCCTTTTCGAGTTATTCGAACAAATTGATTGATACacgttattttaaattaattcgtttataaaaatgaatatacatagtatatagttttatatgcAATGtacattacaataatataatatattttgcataCATCCGGTGAGTCATTTTAATCGATTTAtccaattttctaaaaatgcatCAGCTACTAAGAACTTGTACATTCCTCGGGGTCATTTAATAGTCAACTTAGGTTCGAGCACAGATggctttttttattgaatgagtTTTCCAAAAACTATCTGatcttcgaaaaaatgttacaaacaaaaaatgacattttctatgaggataactttttatttcttttatcaaaGTTTCCTTCGGGTAAGTTTAGATTATCACTTACCGAAGTTATGatttatttacagttttttttaaattggttttgaGCAAAGCATCTACTTTATGGTTCAATACTTAGACAAGTTTCCATTTTTTGTTTGGTCcacttttattacttttttacaaACAAGACTTCTTCTTTTTACAAACTTGCTGCATTTGTTTTTGCAATTCAAGTAGTCGCCGATCCCGATCTCGTCTCTTTTGttccatattatattttaatataaccaATTGTAATATGATACCACAAACAATTAACATCGTTGGTGGATCCATTTcgaatttttggatcaaattgtttattataaaaggaATTAAAATATCGTTACGGGTCTTGATAACTTTGAAACCAATGAGACTAAGATTAAATCATTGCTTTGTGTGCATATTGATACAGAAAATTTTGGGGGTTTGTTACAAACCGTTTATAATAAAACGTTTTTGTGatatcaaaacatatttttggaaaaatttataacgGGAACTTGAATAAAATGGAATgtcaattttgaatattatgtaatcaatttttttgtctgCATTTAGAATCATGGTTAGCTTGAATGACAAACTATTTCTATGGAAATTTCACATAA
This region includes:
- the LOC123294732 gene encoding ubiquitin-conjugating enzyme E2-24 kDa — its product is MSAAGSSGSGRGRGSGTGGSTPTTATVSETKPDNKESKPNPKMSKALGTSAKRIQKELAEITLDPPPNCSAGPKGDNLYEWVSTILGPPGSVYEGGVFFLDIHFSPEYPFKPPKVTFRTRIYHCNINSQGVICLDILKDNWSPALTISKVLLSICSLLTDCNPADPLVGSIATQYLQNREEHDRIARLWTKRYAT